CATGGGTTATGCTGATCTGGAAAATGCTGTTCCAGTGACGAGCAAAACTCAGTTTAGAACGGCTAGTCTTGCAAAACCATTGACCTCCATAGCACTAGGAAATTTGCTGGAAGATAATCTGATCAGTTTAGACAATACTGTTGAAGACTTCCTTCCTGATTATCCTGCTCCTGCGAAAGAAATTACTGTAAGGCAGTTAGCGGGCTCCATTTCAGGAATCCGACATTATAATGATGCCGACCCTAAATTCAGAACTAAAAACTACAAAACAGTTCAAGAGGCGGTAACTATTTTTCGCGATGACCCACTGGATTTTGAGCCTGGTACAGAATATGGCTATTCAAGTTACGGCTGGGTACTCTTGAGCGCTCTAATGGAGAAAGCTGCTGGTGTTTCTTTTGAAAAGATCATGAATGATAGCTGGGATCAGCTGGGAATTGAGAATACTTCATTTGATTCTCCTAATCATGATTCTGAGGACATCAGTAAATTTTATATTAAAGGAAGAAAAAGGCGAGAACTGGCACCTTTTCAAAACAGATCTTTCATGTACGCTGGGGGCGGTTATTTGTCAACATCGGAAGACTTGGTCAGAATTGGGCATCAGTTTATCAATTTCGATTTTCTCAAAAAATCAACAGTAGATACATTGACCAAGTCATTACATCTCAAGAATGGAGCGTTGACCTACTATGGATTGGGATGGGAGTTAGGTTCCAGCAAAATCGATACTGAAGTCTGGCATCATAATGGAAGCATGCCTACAGCCAGAACGCATTGGCTGCTTTTGCCAGAACAGAAGATAGTTTTGGCTTATATGAGTAATACAGGTGAACATGTATTCTTTAATGATGCAGAAGCACACGCCATCGCCCAAATTTTTCTGGATGCTAAAAGAGCAAAAGCAGGTGTTAATATAAACAGTGAGTACTTGACTAGGGAATGGACAGGTAAAGTCACTTCTTTGTATGGCAAAAGCAAGAAAGCCAAACTCACATTAGAAAGCACTAAAAATGGTTTAGTGATAGGAGAAATCGCGTTCAAGAGAAGTCGTAAAAGAGAAGTCTATCCAGTCGTTGTTAAATCAAGTACAAAGGATTCCCTGCACTTAATAGCCGTGACGCCCATGTTTGCCGATTTTCATTTACGAATAGATTCCAATGACAATTTAGAGGGAGAGTGGCAACACGATTTTGTCCGCAAGCCTAATGAGGATGAAGATGAATTTTGGAAACAAAGGAAGGCATCCTTTCGAAAAATTCAGGATTAGAGTGATCAGAGTTAGCCTAAAAGCAGATCAAGAATCAATTAGAAAATTTAAAATGGCAACAAATTGAGGATGTTCTTATTTCCCTTAAAACTTTACCTAGTGAGTAATTTGAAAATAGAAAGATGAGGCGCATTAGATATATTGTAGTAGGTTTCTTGCTGAGCCTAAATAGTATTTCAGCACAGCACCTCATTAATGAATTCTTTAAGATTCAATTTGATAATTATGATTTCCCCGTATTGGTGAGAGGTAATATGGAATCAGGTAAATTGCTGATTTTTGTTCAGGGTGGGCCAGGAGAAACAGCCATTGATTTTGCCAGATCTGATTATCCAAAATGGAAAAATTCTCTCGAAAAGGAATTAGCAATTGCCTATTATGATCAAAGAGGTTTAAATGGTAAAGTCTCGCAAATTGACAGTTCAAAAATCACCTATCAGCAATTTGGTTTAGATGCATTGGCCATTGCGGATTATTTACAGAATAAGTATAAAGTAGATGTCTATTTGTTTGGTCACAGTGCAGGAGGGAAAATGATCCTACAGGCTTTAAGCAGTCATCCTGAACGATCAAAAATTCTATCAGGCGCCATACTCGCTTCTACACCTTTTACCTCAGATTATTCGGATGCCCGCTATAATCATTTTAGACCAGAATATTTGAAATTGATCGCAGCTGACAATATCAAAAAAGGAGTGAAAACCGAATATTGGCAAAATGCTTATGACTGGATGAGCCATCAAAAGGTCATTGACGACCTTGAAAGTAGCAATAAATGGAATGAATATGTTGATAAAGCTTTTGAAGCAAGCAAAAGGAAAATCTCATTATCTATGGTAGCTAAGGTAATATTTTCAAAGCCGTATAACCCTGTAAAATACCTAAAAAGGAAGGATAATGATATGGTTGGGGATTTGCTCTGGCAAAATGAGAAAAATGTGAATTACTTCGATGATTTAGATCAAATAGCAGTACCTATTCTACTGATGACAGGTTTCTACGATAATATTGCGCCCTTTAATGAATTGGATAGTGCGCATCAATTCATTGGTAAAAGTAAATTTGTAGTAATAGAAAATGCAGGCCATGAAGCTTTTTTAGATAATCCAAGTGGATTTAATCAATCAATACTGGATTTTGTCCTAAATGACTAATGAATTAAACGACAAGCTGTATGTCAATAGGCTTGATTCTACCGGATAATGCAATTCTATTATAGTTCAAAAGAACTCTGAGAGATCAAGAATGGCCAGGTGAAAAGTTGATAAATACTTAATAATACTATTTTTAAATATTCTGAAACTACTATATTTACGGGTGTATTAACTCTAGTAGACTTTACTTTTAAAAGAAATGAAACTCTTGAAAATAGCGGCTAAAGCTATTGCAGTACTTATTTCAGTTATCGTAATTTTTATTGTGGCCGTATTCTTATTGGATAACCGAAGCACTCATTATTTAAAAATCTCCAACATTCCTGAAGCGGAAAGAAATTCTTATCTGATAAAAAATGTAAATATTGTGCCCATGTCCTCCGACACTGTTTTAGTTGATAAAATGGTGCTCATCGAAGATGGAGCGATAACTGAAATTTCAAATGATATTAGCGTGGAGCAACACACCATCATTGATGGTAAAGATCAATACTTGATGCCTGGCTTGATCGATATGCATGTGCATGTTTGGGATGAATACGAATTAGGTTTGTATTTAGCCAGTGGAGTCACCACAGTACGAAACTTATGGGGTCAGCCAATGCATTTAAGAATGAAGGAATTGATTGAATCTGGAGAGATTTTAAGTCCTAATTTTTTTACTAGTGGCCCTAAGCTTACAGGTTCAGAATTCATTGGGGATGATAATTTTCAGATTTTCAGTGAAGAGGAAGCTCGACAGATAGTTATCGATACGAAGGAAAAAGGCTATGATTTCATCAAAACCTATTATGGATTGCCTCAGGAATATTTTGACGTGGTAATAGATCAAGCCAAGATTAGCGGTTTGGATATTGCTGCCCACCCGAGTTATAAAGTTGCTTATGATTATCATTTCAATCCACAAATTAGATCAGTTGAGCATGCGGAAGATATAGTGCAGCAACCATTGGAATACAAATTGGATTCAGCAAAATTGGGAAAGGTAGTTGAAGATTTCTCAAAAGCTGAAGGTACTTCCTTTTGTCCCACACTTACTGTCTATCACAATATTTATAAAATGATTATAAATGATAGTATTCTAAATTCATCGGATTTGAATTATATGAATCCCTTAATACGGATGGTGGATAGTGAAGCGCAATTTAGTCGATGGAATAGTGCAAAAAGAAATGATAGCACAATTGAAATTAGCATTAGAAATCAACATGAATTTCATTTATTGGCTATTAGCAAACTGCACGAAGCTGGTGTAAACATAGTTTGTGGTACTGATGCGGGAATAGGGGTGACTATTCCCGGGAAATCCATTCATCAGGAACTGGCATTTTACAAGCAAGCTGGACTAAGAAATTATGAAGTTTTAAAAACAGCGACCATAAATCCATCCAAAACTCATAAATTCTTAAATGACTTTGGTACTATTGAAAATGGTAAAGTGGCAAATCTGTTGCTTGTAGATGATAATCCTTTTGATAATTTAGCAACTCTAGAACAACCTCAGATTGTCTTTTCGGGGGGCAGAATGATCAATCGAACTACCCTCGATACATTTGAGGTGAAAGCAGCCGAAAGATCAAATCTTTTAGCATCAGCCTTCCGTTATGTTGAATTTTTACTTTTTAAATAAATCTTTGAAAGTTCTGCTATGTCACAAATTATTACTTTTCGAAAGGCTCTAACTATAAGTCAGTTATTGATTGGCTTCTTAATTGCATTTCACATTTTGATTGTATCCCTCACGCTTTTTGAGATTGATTTTTTTATGAAATATACCTGGGGTGGGGAAATTACAAGTTCAAATGAATTTATAAAATTGGAGATGGTTTCAATCCTGGCTTCAAGCTTCTGTTTTTTACTGATTTTAATAAGACAGCGGGCTAAGTCAAAAGTCTGGTTAATCATATCAAGAATAGGCTTGAGTTTATTCTTTTTAATGTTTCTGTTAAATACGCTAGGAAATATATTGGCGGCATCAATATTTGAGAAATCCTTAGCCTTAGTAACAATTCTGATTGCCGTGCTTCTGCTTAGAATTATTTTAGAGCCAGTCAGGAAAAGATAATGGAAGGCTTTTTTACTTTTTTACTTTTTTGATTTTCCCTGTTACTATGAGGATGTAGAATGTAATTGCCACACTTAATAATACGGACATGATCATCATGATTTTATTATTTTTTGGTGAATAAGAATAGAGTGTGAATCACCATCACACTCTAGATTTCAATTATTTTGAAGCTAAAAAACTGTCCACCTGATTAAAAAACCACTTAGGCTCATCGTAGAAAATAAAGTGATAGGCTTCATCTGCAACCGCAATTTTCACATTATCAATATCTTTGCATTGCGCCTTGTAATTATTTTCAACAGTTTCTTTGGTACTACCATATTGCTCATATGCTGCCCATGCGCCTAATACCAAAACAGGTGCTTTTACCTTTTCCATTTCCGAACGAATATCGGTGGTGTACATTTCGCCATACGCTTGAGTGGTCACCGTTCTATTGCTATTGACCCCCATTTCAACTACTTTCTGTCGTTTGTCTTCATTTGCAATCATTCCTGCGACAATCATCTTCTGCTGTTGTGCAAAAGCTTCTTCGCTTACATTTTTCATATTGGTATTCATTTGATTAGCCATATTTTGAGCCATTTCTGGAGTAATTCCAGGCATCTGTACGGCAGGAAAATAGGGGATACCATCTACAGCAATGATTTTAGAAAAAAGTGTGGGAGCTTCTGCTGCTGCCCAAAGCGATAGGAAACCTCCCATACTGTGGCCCATTAATATGGTATTCTTTAATTTATTGGATTTCACATAGTCTATCAGCTCATTTTTGACTTCTTTTAAGAAATGCTCGCTCTCCACATTTTCTTTATTCCCAAACCCTTTTAATGTTATTAGATGGATTTCATAATCCTTTTTGTAATGAGCTGTTACATCATCCCATACATCGGCTGAACACGACATGCCATGAATGAGAATCATAGGCTGTCCTTTTCCAACTATTGTGGTGCTCAGTATGTTTTCAGATTTTGCTTCTGTAGCCATCATTAAAAGGGCAATGCTCAATAGTGCTGTTGGTAATTTTAAGAATAATTTTTTCATGACTTTTTTGTTTTGTTTGCTCAAATCAAGCACTGAATTTTGAGTTAATTAAATTTGATTGACCATTGGCTGGATTGTATTGACCAACTGCATTCCTGCACAAAACGCTAGGAGCCTTATGAAATATCACTTCCAAATACCATTCGTCAATTCATACAAGCAGTTTGTCAAGCCAAGTTGTGAATAGCGTCTTCTTTAATATCTTTAGGGAATGATTGCGAAACAGTTAAAAAAATACAAAATCCATCACCTTTTCGGTTGGCTAATTTACTTTTCCATAGCCATGGCTGGCTACTACGGTTTTTATGAAGATAAAATGGATTTGCTGTTGGTCACTTCGGTTTATGTAGTTTCTCATGCGATGATGTATTATATATCGCAATATGTATTGTCAGCTTTCAGTTTCAAAAAAGGCAAGCCGTGGTTATTTTTCATGGGCTATGTACTGCTCGCAATTTTCCTGTCATTTGTGATGTATGGAGTAATCTATTTGATTTTAGGAGATCAAATGCCGCTTTATTTCGGAAAAGAATTTCTTATGGTATATTCTGTATTTTTGATCTCTAATCTTTTTATGGGAGGAGTTTTGATTGGGATCAAATCTATGATAGACAAATCTCGTCAGCAAAAGTTTGAAAAGGAACGAAAGCAAGAAAGTCTTTTATCTGAGCTTAGCTATTTGAAAGCCCAAGTCAATCCGCATTTTCTATTTAATACCATCAATAGCGTTTATGTATTGATTAAAATGGATCCTGATAAGGCTGCGGAAATGTTGATCAAATTATCTGATTTACTGCGCTCCCAACTGTATGACTTTAGTGGGGACCAGATTAGCATAGAGGAAGAACTACAGTATTTGGAGAATTATATTGAGCTAGAAAAGCTTCGAAGAGCTCATCGAGTGCAAGTAAATTTTGAGAGGAGAGGTGATTTATCGGGCTTTTCTATTCCACCTTTACTAATTATTCCTTTTCTGGAGAATTGTTTTAAACACCTTTCTTCTGATACCGACAAATCGAATATTGTTAACTTGATGATTGAAAAAAAATCTTCAGAATTAAGTATAGAATTATCAAATACTTTTGACCTGCAATCGGCACCAAAAGAGGAGGGAGGAATTGGTTTAGCCAATGTAAAAAGAAGATTGGCCTTGCTTTTTCCAAATCAACATCAGCTGGCGATCAATAGAACAGATGAATTATTTATCGTAAATCTTGAACTAGACTTATCTGATTATGAGTAAGAACTTGAAAGTTTTAATTGTGGAAGATGAACACCTGGCAGCAGAAGGTTTAAAATCCTATGTTGCGGAGATTGCATTTTTAGAGCTGGTTGCTTCTTGCGAAAATGCTTTAGAAGCTAATAAACTTCTATCTGAACAATCAATTGATTTGATATTTCTTGATATTCAAATGCCAAAAATCACTGGAATTGAATTTTTAAAATCACTTTCTAAACCTCCCATGGTGATTTTTACTACTGCTTATCCTAATTATGCCTTACAGGGTTACGAACTGGATGTGATTGATTACCTGGTAAAGCCTTATCCTTTCGATCGCTTTTTAAAAGCAGTTAATAAAGCGAAAGATCGATTTGTTTTGGAGAATTCAAACAATCAGGAATCTGCAAAAGATCGAGCGTTAGATTGCTTCTTTGTGAAATCAGATCAAAAGCTGGAGAAAGTAGTGATAAAAGAAATTTGCTATGTTGAAGCAATGGAAAACTATGTAATTATACATACAGATTCGCAGAAAATCATCTCCTTAATGACGATGAAGAGTATGGAAGAAAAACTGCCTCCAGCACAATTTATAAGATCCCACAAAAGCTATATAGTGAACATTAGCAAGGTGGAATCAATAGAAGGCAACTGTCTGAATGTCAAATCCAAACAGTTGCCCATTTCAAGACAAAACAAGTCGGAAGTCTTGAATAGAATTATTAGATAATCAGTCGTCACCTTTTATAGCAGATACATCTGCTTTCAAATCATCATCAGGTTGGCCTAATTTACCCGCTGCCTTTTTCTTTAAGTAGTGAGCTAAATCTTTTCTTACCTCACCAGACATAATGTAAAGTCCAATCATATTCGGGACAGACATGGCCAATATCATCATGTCTGAAAAGCTCAAGACTGCACCTAAACTCACAGATGCACCCACTACAACAAATACTAAGAAAGTGATTTTATAAGCTAATTCTGATTTGTTAGTTTTTCCAAAAAGATAAGTCCATCCTCTCATTCCATAATATGACCATGAAATCATGGTGGAAAAAGCAAAAAGGAATACCGCAATAGCCAATACATAAGGAAACCAACCGATTACAGAACCAAAGGCCTGAGCCGTTAATTTCACACCTGTAACATCTGGTACTTCGTGCATTCCAGTGAAGATTAATACTAATGCGGTAAGCGTACAAACCACTACCGTGTCAATAAATGGCTCCATCAAACCTACAAAACCCTCTGAAGGGGCATTGTGTGTCTTTGTGGCACTGTGTGCAATAGCTGCAGAACCCACACCCGCTTCATTTGAAAAGGCGGCTCTTTGAAATCCGATAATTAATACTCCTAAAAATCCACCTTTAAGTGCACTTGAATTTAAAGCACCGTTATAAATAGCTGAAAATGCAGGTCCTATATTTTCATAATTGATTCCAATAATAACCAAAGCGGCAACTACATAAACAATAGCCATAATTGGAACTACTTTTTCTGTTACTTTGGCAATACTTTCAATACCACCGATAATGACAATACCTACTAAAACTGCCAATCCGATTCCAAACCAGAATCCCCAGCCTTCTAATACAGTAAACTGCGATGCCATAATTTGGAATGACTGATTAGATTGGAACATGTTTCCAGCACCAAATGAAGCACCAATACACAGTACTGCAAAGATTCCGGCTAATACCTTACCCAATCCTTTGATATTACGTTTCTCTAAGCCGTACCGCAAGTAGTTCATCGGACCACCGAAAATTTTACCATCTGCCTTAATCTCTCTGTACTTTACACCTAGCGTACATTCGACAAATTTCGAGGACATGCCTAAGAAACCGGCTAAAATCATCCAAAAGGTGGCTCCAGCACCACCAATAGAAACTGCGACAGCTACCCCTGCAATATTACCCAATCCAACAGTTGCAGAAACTGCTGTTGCTAATGCTTGAAAGTGCGTTACTTTACCTGGGGCATTAGGATCACTGTGTTTCCCTCTGGCTAAGTCTATGGAATGTTTGAATCCGCGAATATTGATGAAGCCCATTCTTACAGTAAAGAAAGCCGCACCAGCAATCAACCATACTACTATAAATGGAATGCTATTTTCTCTTGTATCTCCGTTTGCGTATAATAACGGTTGTTCTTCATCAAACTTGATACTTGCGAAAAATTGAGCTCCTTGTTCAATTAAATCTTTTGTATTATTTGGGCTAAAAATGACATTGCCTTCTTCTACATTGAAGTGTAATTCACCATCAGCCGTTGCTTTCACTGTATCAGCATCTTTCTTGTCTATAGAAACGATGGCGATAGGATCACCTTTTTTAACTTGTTGACCATCTGGAACTAGCTTCTCTTTAAGTATAAAAATCTTATCTGTTCTTGCATTCCAATCAGGTGTTCTTATCATTTCCTTATCGGTCATCACAATTGGGTCGTACAATCCCATAGCGGCAAATCGATCCCAAAAAAGCAC
This is a stretch of genomic DNA from Marivirga harenae. It encodes these proteins:
- a CDS encoding sensor histidine kinase; amino-acid sequence: MIAKQLKKYKIHHLFGWLIYFSIAMAGYYGFYEDKMDLLLVTSVYVVSHAMMYYISQYVLSAFSFKKGKPWLFFMGYVLLAIFLSFVMYGVIYLILGDQMPLYFGKEFLMVYSVFLISNLFMGGVLIGIKSMIDKSRQQKFEKERKQESLLSELSYLKAQVNPHFLFNTINSVYVLIKMDPDKAAEMLIKLSDLLRSQLYDFSGDQISIEEELQYLENYIELEKLRRAHRVQVNFERRGDLSGFSIPPLLIIPFLENCFKHLSSDTDKSNIVNLMIEKKSSELSIELSNTFDLQSAPKEEGGIGLANVKRRLALLFPNQHQLAINRTDELFIVNLELDLSDYE
- a CDS encoding amino acid carrier protein; protein product: MNKILRLILTLFLIASSAQFLQAKYSQSKDSLKVEVEIINPSSTINNGEIKLKVTGGTEPYQYRWSNQNTALTASKASGLIEGKEYTVQISDANNQIIDKKITIEAESITENFNSVFDPVVEIMGNVLFWDRFAAMGLYDPIVMTDKEMIRTPDWNARTDKIFILKEKLVPDGQQVKKGDPIAIVSIDKKDADTVKATADGELHFNVEEGNVIFSPNNTKDLIEQGAQFFASIKFDEEQPLLYANGDTRENSIPFIVVWLIAGAAFFTVRMGFINIRGFKHSIDLARGKHSDPNAPGKVTHFQALATAVSATVGLGNIAGVAVAVSIGGAGATFWMILAGFLGMSSKFVECTLGVKYREIKADGKIFGGPMNYLRYGLEKRNIKGLGKVLAGIFAVLCIGASFGAGNMFQSNQSFQIMASQFTVLEGWGFWFGIGLAVLVGIVIIGGIESIAKVTEKVVPIMAIVYVVAALVIIGINYENIGPAFSAIYNGALNSSALKGGFLGVLIIGFQRAAFSNEAGVGSAAIAHSATKTHNAPSEGFVGLMEPFIDTVVVCTLTALVLIFTGMHEVPDVTGVKLTAQAFGSVIGWFPYVLAIAVFLFAFSTMISWSYYGMRGWTYLFGKTNKSELAYKITFLVFVVVGASVSLGAVLSFSDMMILAMSVPNMIGLYIMSGEVRKDLAHYLKKKAAGKLGQPDDDLKADVSAIKGDD
- a CDS encoding serine hydrolase domain-containing protein, encoding MVRRITALISYFLLGYSLVAQEYDQAIAKARFLIQEHQKQTNIPGLQVAVMIDGEMIWSESMGYADLENAVPVTSKTQFRTASLAKPLTSIALGNLLEDNLISLDNTVEDFLPDYPAPAKEITVRQLAGSISGIRHYNDADPKFRTKNYKTVQEAVTIFRDDPLDFEPGTEYGYSSYGWVLLSALMEKAAGVSFEKIMNDSWDQLGIENTSFDSPNHDSEDISKFYIKGRKRRELAPFQNRSFMYAGGGYLSTSEDLVRIGHQFINFDFLKKSTVDTLTKSLHLKNGALTYYGLGWELGSSKIDTEVWHHNGSMPTARTHWLLLPEQKIVLAYMSNTGEHVFFNDAEAHAIAQIFLDAKRAKAGVNINSEYLTREWTGKVTSLYGKSKKAKLTLESTKNGLVIGEIAFKRSRKREVYPVVVKSSTKDSLHLIAVTPMFADFHLRIDSNDNLEGEWQHDFVRKPNEDEDEFWKQRKASFRKIQD
- a CDS encoding LytR/AlgR family response regulator transcription factor, with translation MSKNLKVLIVEDEHLAAEGLKSYVAEIAFLELVASCENALEANKLLSEQSIDLIFLDIQMPKITGIEFLKSLSKPPMVIFTTAYPNYALQGYELDVIDYLVKPYPFDRFLKAVNKAKDRFVLENSNNQESAKDRALDCFFVKSDQKLEKVVIKEICYVEAMENYVIIHTDSQKIISLMTMKSMEEKLPPAQFIRSHKSYIVNISKVESIEGNCLNVKSKQLPISRQNKSEVLNRIIR
- a CDS encoding alpha/beta fold hydrolase translates to MRRIRYIVVGFLLSLNSISAQHLINEFFKIQFDNYDFPVLVRGNMESGKLLIFVQGGPGETAIDFARSDYPKWKNSLEKELAIAYYDQRGLNGKVSQIDSSKITYQQFGLDALAIADYLQNKYKVDVYLFGHSAGGKMILQALSSHPERSKILSGAILASTPFTSDYSDARYNHFRPEYLKLIAADNIKKGVKTEYWQNAYDWMSHQKVIDDLESSNKWNEYVDKAFEASKRKISLSMVAKVIFSKPYNPVKYLKRKDNDMVGDLLWQNEKNVNYFDDLDQIAVPILLMTGFYDNIAPFNELDSAHQFIGKSKFVVIENAGHEAFLDNPSGFNQSILDFVLND
- a CDS encoding alpha/beta fold hydrolase, whose protein sequence is MKKLFLKLPTALLSIALLMMATEAKSENILSTTIVGKGQPMILIHGMSCSADVWDDVTAHYKKDYEIHLITLKGFGNKENVESEHFLKEVKNELIDYVKSNKLKNTILMGHSMGGFLSLWAAAEAPTLFSKIIAVDGIPYFPAVQMPGITPEMAQNMANQMNTNMKNVSEEAFAQQQKMIVAGMIANEDKRQKVVEMGVNSNRTVTTQAYGEMYTTDIRSEMEKVKAPVLVLGAWAAYEQYGSTKETVENNYKAQCKDIDNVKIAVADEAYHFIFYDEPKWFFNQVDSFLASK
- a CDS encoding amidohydrolase family protein, which translates into the protein MKLLKIAAKAIAVLISVIVIFIVAVFLLDNRSTHYLKISNIPEAERNSYLIKNVNIVPMSSDTVLVDKMVLIEDGAITEISNDISVEQHTIIDGKDQYLMPGLIDMHVHVWDEYELGLYLASGVTTVRNLWGQPMHLRMKELIESGEILSPNFFTSGPKLTGSEFIGDDNFQIFSEEEARQIVIDTKEKGYDFIKTYYGLPQEYFDVVIDQAKISGLDIAAHPSYKVAYDYHFNPQIRSVEHAEDIVQQPLEYKLDSAKLGKVVEDFSKAEGTSFCPTLTVYHNIYKMIINDSILNSSDLNYMNPLIRMVDSEAQFSRWNSAKRNDSTIEISIRNQHEFHLLAISKLHEAGVNIVCGTDAGIGVTIPGKSIHQELAFYKQAGLRNYEVLKTATINPSKTHKFLNDFGTIENGKVANLLLVDDNPFDNLATLEQPQIVFSGGRMINRTTLDTFEVKAAERSNLLASAFRYVEFLLFK